The genomic segment AAGAGGACGCCCCCTGCCGCCCACTGATCCCGCCGCACCTCGTAAAGGATGACCCGCACCTCCTCGTAGGGTTCCTCGAGGAGCCTCGAGGCCATCTCCGTGAGCCTTCGTACCAGCTCCCGCTTCTTTTCTAAAGGACGCCCCTCCAATAGGGTCACCCTGAGCACCACCATACGCCCCTCAGTCTGCCAACGCTCCGGCTTCCTTCTCCTTGAGTTCCAAGGCCACCCGCAGGATCCAGTCCTCCTGCCCCGCCACCGCCTGCCTGCGCCCAAGCTCCAACAGGATGGCTAGGGGATCCACCCCGAGCTCCTTGCCGATCCTTTTGGCGTGGAGGAGGAAGGTAGAGTAGACCCCGGCGTAACCGATGGCCACGGAGTCCCGGTCCGGGTAGGGCTGGAAGTGGAGGATGGGCCCCACCAGGTACTCCGCTGCGTCCAGGAGCTTGAAGACCTCCAGGCCCGGGTTGAGGCCCGCCTTGTCCAAGACCGCGGCCAGAACCTCCGTGGCCGCGTTCCCCGCCCCCGCCCCGTAGCCACGGAGGGTGCCGTCCACCCAGTCCGCCCCCGCGGCCAAGGCGGCCAGGGTATTGCCGATAGCCAGGCCCAGGTTGTTGTGGGCATGGAAGCCCACCTTGGCCCGCTTCAGGGCTTCCTTGAGCGCCCTCACCCGCAGGTAAGCATCCTCGGGCAGCATGGCCCCGGCCGAGTCCACGATGTACACCACATCCGCCCCGTAGCTCTCCATCAGGAGGGCCTGCTCGGCGAGGAACTCCGGCGGGCGCATGTGGCTCATCATGAGGAAGCCCACGGCCAGAAGGCCCATCTCCTTGGCCATGCCGAAGTGCTGCTCGGAGATGTCCGCCTCGGTGCACTGGGTGGCGATGCGCACCATCTGGACACCGGCCTCCACCGCCTCCTTGAGCTCCTTCCGGGTGCCGATCCCGGGAAGGAGGAGCGCCGCCACCTTAGCCCTTTGGACCACCTCCCGCACCGCCCGGATGAGTTCCAGCTCGCTCACCCGGGAGAAGCCGTACTGAAGCGAGCTCCCCCCCAACCCGTCCCCGTGGGCGACCTCTAGGGCGTAGATCCCGGCCGCATCCAGGGCCTGGGCAATGGCTCGGGCCTCCTCTGGGGTGTACTGATGGCGGTGGGCATGGGAGCCATCTCGGAGCGTGGTGTCTACCACCACAGGAGGCTTGGCAAAGGACAGATCAAAGCTCACGCCACCACCTCCTC from the Thermus thermamylovorans genome contains:
- a CDS encoding tautomerase family protein, with the protein product MVVLRVTLLEGRPLEKKRELVRRLTEMASRLLEEPYEEVRVILYEVRRDQWAAGGVLFSDKEGA
- the dmpG gene encoding 4-hydroxy-2-oxovalerate aldolase, with product MSFDLSFAKPPVVVDTTLRDGSHAHRHQYTPEEARAIAQALDAAGIYALEVAHGDGLGGSSLQYGFSRVSELELIRAVREVVQRAKVAALLLPGIGTRKELKEAVEAGVQMVRIATQCTEADISEQHFGMAKEMGLLAVGFLMMSHMRPPEFLAEQALLMESYGADVVYIVDSAGAMLPEDAYLRVRALKEALKRAKVGFHAHNNLGLAIGNTLAALAAGADWVDGTLRGYGAGAGNAATEVLAAVLDKAGLNPGLEVFKLLDAAEYLVGPILHFQPYPDRDSVAIGYAGVYSTFLLHAKRIGKELGVDPLAILLELGRRQAVAGQEDWILRVALELKEKEAGALAD